A single Agromyces sp. CF514 DNA region contains:
- a CDS encoding N-acetylmuramoyl-L-alanine amidase, which produces MSWASTIAGSVNSPNQSPRFGRKVTGWIIHHNAATGGSYVLELMRTGKKQVSANYQVMQNGDVWGVVPRESRSWSASNSDWDASSLTFEIANDSGEPGWTISDRAYEQVAKTIAEDSRWAGIPINRTTVRGHREGSAQGDGGSYPTACPGGIDLDRLVRMAQGYVSGSVAGLDAELIQEEDEMAIQIIKEIAGVPNGEKARYGVMGSKSGFSHIQTMNEVNALLKGIGKTEKEAVRGVSRLEFDRIATALTR; this is translated from the coding sequence ATGTCTTGGGCTAGCACTATTGCCGGGTCGGTGAACTCCCCGAACCAGTCTCCGCGTTTCGGCCGCAAAGTCACGGGTTGGATCATTCACCACAACGCCGCCACGGGTGGTTCGTATGTGCTTGAGCTGATGCGCACGGGTAAGAAGCAGGTTTCTGCGAACTATCAGGTGATGCAGAACGGTGACGTGTGGGGTGTTGTTCCGCGTGAGAGCCGTTCGTGGTCGGCGTCGAATTCTGATTGGGATGCTTCGTCGTTGACGTTCGAGATTGCGAACGATTCGGGTGAACCGGGTTGGACTATTTCGGATCGTGCGTATGAGCAGGTTGCGAAGACCATTGCGGAGGATTCGCGTTGGGCGGGTATCCCGATCAACCGTACGACGGTGCGTGGGCATCGTGAGGGGTCGGCGCAGGGTGATGGCGGTTCGTATCCGACTGCGTGCCCTGGCGGTATCGACCTTGACCGTCTGGTGCGTATGGCGCAGGGGTACGTGTCCGGTTCTGTGGCCGGTCTCGATGCGGAATTGATTCAGGAGGAAGACGAGATGGCTATTCAGATCATCAAGGAAATCGCGGGTGTTCCGAATGGTGAGAAGGCGCGCTACGGCGTGATGGGCAGCAAGTCCGGCTTCTCCCACATTCAGACCATGAACGAGGTCAACGCCCTGTTGAAGGGGATCGGGAAGACGGAGAAGGAAGCGGTGCGCGGGGTTTCTCGCCTTGAGTTCGACCGGATCGCTACCGCACTGACTCGCTGA
- a CDS encoding lambda exonuclease family protein, producing MITTYAELEQGSDEWLAARCGLLTASTIGRLITPSTLKTADNDTSRGLTLTLAAERITGHVEYVHPTLDMQRGTEDEPEARAVYADHNAPVQEIGFVTLEQHGYTIGYSPDGYVGDDGLIEIKSRKPDKHIAHVLAGKPPLYNMAQMQAGMYITGREWCDYVSFSGGLPLWVSRVYPEQRWYDAIDTAARAFEENVTAIVNNFTNATQGLPMTERRPELEEIRF from the coding sequence GTGATCACGACTTACGCCGAGCTCGAGCAGGGCAGCGACGAATGGTTGGCTGCCCGTTGTGGTCTACTCACCGCATCCACCATCGGACGCCTCATCACACCGTCAACGCTCAAGACCGCGGACAACGACACGTCACGCGGACTCACCCTCACACTCGCAGCCGAACGCATTACCGGTCACGTCGAATATGTGCACCCCACGTTGGACATGCAACGCGGCACAGAGGACGAACCCGAAGCCCGAGCCGTATACGCCGACCACAACGCACCCGTCCAAGAAATCGGGTTCGTCACACTCGAACAACACGGCTACACCATCGGCTACTCACCAGACGGGTACGTGGGCGACGACGGGCTAATTGAGATCAAGTCCCGTAAGCCCGACAAGCACATTGCCCATGTTCTCGCAGGCAAACCACCGCTCTACAACATGGCCCAAATGCAGGCCGGCATGTACATCACCGGCCGTGAATGGTGCGACTACGTGTCGTTCAGCGGCGGACTCCCGTTGTGGGTGTCGCGCGTCTACCCCGAGCAGCGCTGGTACGACGCCATCGACACTGCCGCACGTGCGTTCGAGGAAAACGTGACCGCAATCGTCAACAACTTCACGAACGCCACCCAAGGTCTACCAATGACCGAACGGCGACCCGAACTTGAGGAGATCCGATTCTGA
- a CDS encoding RusA family crossover junction endodeoxyribonuclease has protein sequence MDIWEPITTFIIPGRPKPKGRPRFTRTGHAYTPQSTRDAEKNVIDLFELACPLWEPTLEDVRLTLDVCFQHGRVADLDNITKLIADALNGYAWVDDRQIRKLDITGHEHAGDRAGVVVSIAIYKGER, from the coding sequence ATGGATATCTGGGAACCAATAACGACCTTCATCATCCCCGGCAGACCCAAACCCAAAGGCCGGCCCCGCTTCACACGCACAGGCCATGCGTACACGCCGCAGAGCACACGGGACGCCGAGAAGAACGTCATCGATCTCTTCGAACTCGCATGCCCACTCTGGGAACCCACGTTGGAAGACGTCCGACTCACCCTCGACGTCTGCTTCCAACACGGACGCGTCGCCGACCTCGACAACATCACCAAACTCATCGCCGACGCCCTCAACGGGTACGCGTGGGTAGACGACCGACAAATCCGAAAACTCGACATCACAGGGCACGAACACGCAGGCGACAGAGCCGGGGTTGTTGTGTCCATCGCCATCTACAAAGGGGAACGGTAA
- a CDS encoding WhiB family transcriptional regulator: MTDAECTQYDPDMWFSPDGDPHTARRAKTVCQTRCTVREQCLQHALSNNEQHGIWGGMDVDERRALRRKKTA; the protein is encoded by the coding sequence ATGACCGACGCCGAATGCACCCAATACGACCCCGACATGTGGTTCTCCCCAGACGGCGACCCACACACCGCACGACGCGCAAAAACCGTCTGCCAAACACGCTGCACCGTCCGCGAACAATGCCTCCAACACGCACTCAGCAACAACGAACAACACGGCATCTGGGGCGGCATGGATGTTGACGAACGCCGCGCACTACGACGGAAGAAGACAGCATGA
- a CDS encoding DUF6093 family protein: MSIVAGAQAWGQALAESLMVDTVLIRRKGPKVLNPSTGELEFTWSTIYSGKCRLVLRSGVVRDVDAQSQLLAVQGPRLDVPVAGTSGVRADDEFTITAGETAGVTGRVAGRFDQSLKSARRLPVEVWS, encoded by the coding sequence GTGAGCATTGTTGCTGGTGCGCAGGCGTGGGGGCAGGCGCTCGCGGAGTCTCTGATGGTCGACACGGTTCTGATTCGTCGTAAGGGGCCGAAGGTTTTGAATCCGTCGACTGGTGAGCTCGAGTTCACATGGTCGACGATCTACAGCGGCAAGTGTCGTCTGGTGTTGCGTTCGGGTGTTGTGCGTGATGTTGATGCGCAGTCTCAGCTTCTGGCGGTGCAGGGTCCGCGTCTGGATGTGCCTGTTGCGGGTACGTCTGGGGTGCGTGCGGATGATGAGTTCACGATTACGGCGGGTGAGACGGCTGGTGTTACGGGTCGTGTTGCTGGCCGGTTTGATCAGTCGTTGAAGTCTGCCCGACGTCTGCCGGTCGAGGTTTGGAGCTGA
- a CDS encoding right-handed parallel beta-helix repeat-containing protein has translation MVDIIPSTDSTLYRLPLKTRNRLAADLADPGTPEGVVLAATTEAAVNTALEGSFNGGGGLYDFPGSAGTETITYEINATHYTASSTLEGQNTTIGATPIIVKPDAAPVGVYTVTGDGAAMYPTAGGATVPMYVDVASMVGISRSVIGTLASIGSTQGIGGFLCGRFVTGDARMLKWGLSATTRAYVLSKHSGTVLPGSGTALVASTQVAQPGDVVDLEFRNHTLKLHVNGIQILTYTLTAGEQVSYEIGTNAGVYGNSSATTPNIAIWQWMPDWPVGDKKMIAVDESLKLPEDVEFSDSMRAEIGGVAAGNRRFNIADYGAKMDAILLTDAATSSGLATVSSAARPFVAGDVGKTIAVMGAGPVVANSNDGVWISTILSVASGVATLASSATSTTTGSRCIFGTPDDTAIANTQVAATTAGGGTVYIPPGRTIVTAPLNVQNYVSWAGAGRELSWVHVVADRAGDASTAGTSDWLTCAGRDASSPLIGADFSDFGIEAEAMIHTAGYGSAIKPLNIYYVKRCSIRRMNVWHTPATAIPFDHSYDQVVIADNVIISPGRLAPNDGPGGSGIGAGTKGTGSTEPTLIMNNVIIGTQTSGANGPGHNGIFTEAQTGADPDLGVTGYRILNNVVIGMYYGISDTGSTGTLIQGNTIVGCSRGIRLAKTTLSAAYPGLHTIIANNIVRGCTGPGSTDGIGITIYTPTSSFTNLRSNLHTIIEGNQIFENKSWGVSINSAGGVHIDGVVVHGNQIRANGRSGVRLVSAATFKIRYPAIHGNQIVANGTGAVSGDRSGILVESGTTVEGGRIQNNDIYDLQGSPTQLATVTTTGATLTGVRVAGNTGDA, from the coding sequence ATGGTCGACATCATTCCGTCCACCGATAGCACCTTGTACCGGCTGCCGCTGAAAACGCGAAACCGGCTCGCAGCGGATCTTGCCGACCCCGGAACCCCCGAAGGTGTCGTCCTCGCGGCAACCACTGAGGCGGCAGTCAATACGGCCCTAGAAGGTTCATTCAACGGCGGCGGAGGACTCTACGACTTCCCCGGTTCAGCGGGCACCGAAACGATCACATATGAAATCAACGCAACCCACTACACCGCCTCCTCTACCCTCGAAGGCCAAAACACGACCATCGGCGCGACGCCCATCATTGTGAAGCCCGACGCTGCACCGGTCGGCGTATACACCGTCACCGGCGACGGAGCCGCAATGTACCCGACAGCGGGCGGCGCAACCGTGCCCATGTATGTAGACGTTGCCTCAATGGTTGGTATCAGCCGGTCCGTCATCGGTACCCTCGCGTCGATCGGATCAACCCAAGGCATCGGCGGATTCCTGTGCGGACGATTCGTGACAGGCGACGCACGAATGCTGAAATGGGGTCTCTCCGCAACGACCCGCGCGTACGTACTGTCGAAGCATTCCGGAACGGTACTCCCCGGAAGCGGAACCGCACTCGTAGCATCGACGCAGGTCGCCCAACCCGGAGATGTAGTCGACCTCGAGTTCCGCAACCACACCCTGAAACTGCACGTCAACGGGATCCAGATCCTCACATACACGCTCACCGCCGGTGAACAGGTCAGTTACGAGATCGGCACCAACGCTGGTGTCTACGGCAACTCGAGCGCGACAACCCCGAACATTGCGATCTGGCAGTGGATGCCCGACTGGCCGGTCGGTGACAAGAAGATGATCGCGGTAGACGAGAGCCTTAAACTCCCTGAGGACGTCGAGTTCTCCGATTCGATGCGCGCCGAAATTGGCGGTGTTGCAGCCGGAAACCGCCGCTTCAACATTGCAGACTACGGCGCCAAAATGGACGCCATCCTCTTGACGGACGCAGCCACATCAAGCGGATTGGCAACTGTCTCGTCAGCTGCTCGCCCCTTCGTGGCCGGCGACGTCGGCAAAACGATAGCCGTCATGGGGGCTGGCCCAGTCGTCGCGAACTCCAACGATGGCGTCTGGATTAGCACCATCTTGTCTGTGGCATCAGGTGTCGCCACGCTAGCCTCGAGCGCAACCTCCACAACAACCGGCTCCCGATGCATCTTCGGCACACCCGATGACACTGCAATCGCGAACACGCAGGTTGCGGCGACCACCGCGGGTGGTGGAACCGTGTACATCCCGCCTGGAAGAACTATCGTCACGGCCCCATTGAACGTGCAGAACTATGTCTCATGGGCCGGTGCGGGACGCGAACTGTCTTGGGTTCATGTCGTGGCAGACAGGGCAGGGGACGCATCGACGGCAGGAACGTCGGACTGGTTGACATGCGCTGGACGTGACGCCTCAAGCCCGCTGATCGGGGCCGACTTCTCAGACTTCGGCATTGAGGCAGAAGCGATGATCCACACGGCCGGTTACGGGTCAGCGATCAAACCGTTGAACATCTACTACGTGAAGCGCTGCTCCATCCGGCGCATGAACGTATGGCACACCCCAGCAACAGCCATCCCGTTCGACCATTCGTATGATCAGGTCGTGATCGCGGATAACGTGATCATCTCCCCTGGGCGCCTCGCCCCGAACGACGGACCAGGCGGCTCCGGGATTGGTGCGGGTACGAAGGGGACCGGCTCGACAGAACCGACGTTGATCATGAACAACGTGATCATCGGAACACAAACGTCAGGTGCGAACGGGCCGGGGCACAACGGCATCTTCACAGAGGCACAGACGGGCGCCGACCCCGATCTTGGCGTCACCGGGTACCGGATCCTGAACAACGTCGTGATCGGTATGTACTACGGCATCAGCGACACTGGTTCGACCGGGACACTGATCCAGGGAAACACGATCGTTGGATGTTCGCGGGGAATCCGTCTAGCTAAGACGACACTCTCGGCCGCGTACCCCGGACTCCACACCATCATCGCCAACAACATAGTCAGGGGGTGCACGGGTCCGGGCTCTACAGACGGAATCGGAATCACGATCTACACCCCGACGTCATCGTTCACTAACCTGCGGTCGAACCTGCACACCATCATCGAGGGAAACCAAATCTTCGAGAACAAGTCGTGGGGTGTTTCCATCAACTCGGCAGGTGGCGTACACATCGACGGTGTGGTCGTCCACGGGAACCAGATTCGAGCCAATGGGCGTTCCGGGGTGAGGCTTGTTTCGGCCGCAACGTTCAAGATCAGGTACCCGGCTATCCACGGCAACCAGATTGTGGCTAACGGCACTGGTGCTGTGTCGGGCGATCGGTCGGGGATCCTCGTAGAGTCGGGCACCACTGTCGAGGGTGGTCGAATCCAAAACAATGACATCTACGACTTGCAGGGTTCCCCGACGCAACTCGCTACGGTCACCACAACGGGGGCGACGTTGACGGGTGTCCGGGTCGCGGGCAACACGGGTGACGCGTAG
- a CDS encoding phage tail tape measure protein, whose product MPERVTKVTLDAVVSGYVQGMTQAAVATRNLDTAAGKLRAQQEAFTGIGKASMAVGALAAAGVGLAVAKFAEFDKQMSAVQAATHESAANMALLRDAALDAGAETVFSATESASAIEELAKAGLSTSEILGGALDGALSLAAASGMNVADAAEVAAKTLNQFNLAGSKTEHVADLLAAGAGKASGDVSDLGAALAQVGQVANGAGLTIEETTTALAAFASQGLLGSDAGTSFKTMLGALTPNTAKARDEMERLGISAFDAGGKFIGLENFAGQLKQGLSGLTDEQRSASLEIMFGSDAVRAATALYNEGSVGIADWSEKVNDSGYAAETAALRMDNLSGDIEKLGGAFDTALIKTGSAANDALRGLVQGVTSVVDAFGDAPQAVQTTALALGGLTAAVGLAGGAALIAVPKVAAFKASLEALGISAAKTNAAVANLKTGMTILAAVGVGAWAAEATGGFIDSAREALGLKETVDSLIGSLDELGAKTTVDNLIGDDLNGIGTLTDNGFFSDVTRGASEAVQGISNFMPIWKLLGSESQLTTAQLSLADDAMSKLVADGKPDEAAAMYEALAAKTNGSKDALGKLNDLLPEYSSAQDGAATATEDASEEVDTFTAATDSATQTVSDFVDALRGLGDTQLSLNDANRKVESSLDDFQASIEKNGQTLDITTEAGRENSAALDAIAESYKTAAAATVEQTGKQEDAIPVIQAGRDAIVKAGMAAGLSAEQANAYADQLDLIPGDVETLYKSNAAQAIAEANAVARAINSIPGYRDIVINQVVQETGRPRGEVGAAYPGNANGGMYSYADGGFGEGFYSGRAGALYKFAEPEVGWEAFISGKPGKEAQNRGYALEAYKRLGGEMGGKTEIHYNLSPTFPAIRDNDPRTQATILGREFARKVAG is encoded by the coding sequence ATGCCGGAGAGAGTCACTAAGGTCACCCTTGATGCGGTCGTTTCTGGCTATGTGCAGGGGATGACGCAGGCTGCTGTCGCGACCAGGAATCTGGATACGGCGGCTGGGAAGTTGCGGGCTCAGCAGGAGGCGTTTACCGGTATCGGTAAGGCGTCGATGGCTGTTGGCGCGTTGGCTGCTGCTGGCGTTGGTTTGGCTGTGGCGAAGTTTGCTGAGTTCGATAAGCAGATGTCGGCGGTGCAGGCTGCAACGCACGAGTCTGCCGCGAACATGGCTCTGCTGCGTGATGCGGCTTTGGATGCTGGTGCTGAGACTGTGTTCTCGGCCACTGAGTCGGCGTCGGCGATTGAGGAGTTGGCGAAGGCTGGTCTGTCGACGTCGGAGATCCTTGGTGGCGCACTCGATGGTGCGCTGTCTCTGGCTGCCGCGTCTGGGATGAATGTTGCGGATGCCGCTGAGGTTGCGGCGAAGACGCTGAACCAGTTCAACCTTGCCGGCTCGAAGACGGAGCATGTTGCTGACCTGTTGGCTGCGGGCGCGGGTAAGGCGTCTGGTGACGTGTCCGATCTTGGGGCTGCTTTGGCTCAGGTCGGTCAGGTTGCGAACGGTGCGGGTCTCACGATTGAGGAGACGACGACCGCGCTCGCCGCGTTCGCGTCGCAGGGCCTGTTGGGTTCGGACGCTGGTACGTCGTTCAAGACGATGCTCGGTGCTCTGACGCCGAACACGGCTAAGGCGCGCGACGAGATGGAACGTCTCGGAATTAGCGCGTTCGATGCTGGCGGCAAGTTCATCGGGCTCGAGAACTTCGCCGGCCAGTTGAAGCAGGGCCTGTCGGGTCTGACGGATGAGCAGCGTTCGGCGTCGCTTGAGATCATGTTCGGTTCCGATGCGGTTCGTGCTGCTACGGCCCTGTACAACGAGGGTTCTGTTGGTATCGCGGACTGGTCTGAGAAGGTCAACGATTCCGGGTACGCGGCTGAGACTGCCGCGTTGCGGATGGATAACCTGTCGGGCGATATTGAGAAGCTCGGTGGCGCGTTCGATACGGCCCTGATTAAGACCGGGTCGGCTGCGAACGATGCGTTGCGTGGTTTGGTGCAGGGTGTCACGTCGGTTGTGGATGCGTTCGGTGATGCACCTCAGGCTGTGCAGACGACGGCGTTGGCTCTTGGCGGGTTGACGGCTGCTGTTGGTTTGGCTGGTGGTGCAGCGCTGATCGCGGTGCCGAAGGTGGCGGCGTTCAAGGCGTCGCTCGAGGCTCTGGGTATTTCGGCTGCGAAGACGAACGCTGCGGTTGCGAACCTCAAAACGGGTATGACGATCCTGGCTGCGGTTGGTGTTGGTGCGTGGGCTGCTGAGGCTACGGGCGGGTTCATTGACTCGGCTCGTGAAGCGCTCGGGTTGAAGGAAACCGTTGATTCGTTGATTGGTTCGTTGGACGAGCTCGGCGCGAAGACAACGGTCGACAACCTTATTGGTGACGACCTGAACGGTATCGGCACGCTCACGGATAACGGGTTCTTCTCGGATGTGACTCGTGGTGCGTCTGAGGCTGTGCAGGGTATTTCGAACTTCATGCCGATTTGGAAACTGTTGGGTTCTGAGTCGCAGTTGACGACGGCGCAGTTGTCGTTGGCTGATGATGCGATGTCGAAGCTGGTTGCTGATGGGAAGCCTGATGAGGCTGCGGCAATGTATGAGGCTTTGGCTGCGAAGACGAATGGGTCGAAGGATGCGCTTGGGAAGCTGAATGATCTTTTGCCGGAGTATTCGTCGGCTCAAGATGGTGCGGCTACGGCGACTGAGGATGCGTCGGAAGAGGTTGACACGTTCACGGCGGCGACAGATTCGGCGACGCAAACTGTCAGCGATTTCGTGGATGCTCTGCGCGGCTTGGGTGATACGCAGCTCTCTCTGAATGATGCGAACCGCAAGGTTGAGTCGTCGTTGGATGACTTCCAGGCGTCGATTGAGAAGAACGGTCAGACGCTCGACATCACGACTGAGGCGGGCCGGGAAAACTCGGCCGCGTTGGATGCGATCGCTGAGTCGTACAAGACCGCTGCGGCTGCGACCGTCGAGCAGACCGGTAAGCAGGAAGACGCAATCCCGGTCATTCAGGCAGGTCGTGACGCGATCGTGAAGGCTGGTATGGCTGCTGGGCTGTCGGCTGAGCAGGCGAATGCGTACGCGGATCAGCTTGACCTGATTCCGGGTGACGTTGAGACGTTGTACAAGTCGAATGCGGCTCAGGCGATTGCTGAGGCCAACGCGGTTGCTCGTGCGATCAATTCGATCCCCGGTTACCGCGACATCGTCATTAACCAGGTTGTTCAGGAGACTGGCCGTCCGCGTGGTGAGGTTGGTGCTGCGTATCCGGGTAACGCGAACGGTGGCATGTACTCGTACGCGGACGGTGGTTTCGGCGAGGGTTTCTATTCGGGTCGTGCTGGTGCGTTGTACAAGTTCGCTGAGCCTGAGGTTGGTTGGGAGGCGTTCATCTCTGGGAAGCCGGGGAAGGAAGCCCAGAACCGCGGCTATGCGCTCGAGGCGTACAAGCGTCTCGGCGGTGAAATGGGCGGCAAGACGGAGATCCATTACAACCTGTCGCCCACGTTCCCCGCTATCCGTGACAACGACCCCCGCACACAGGCGACGATCCTTGGTCGCGAGTTCGCACGAAAGGTGGCGGGATGA
- a CDS encoding phage portal protein produces MSATDALHMVNRLYARLNGRRPEFDQREQYYEGNQPLTFATEEWKRANASRYADFSDNWCGSVVDAEAERLRYTGVKLDESTYGDAAKKLHEQWLLNEMDMQSSQGFVASLTSSRSYVIVWADPFTQQPTISWEHGADVEIEYDWANSRVRTAALKTWADSGFEYATLYTPNWVWKFQRLRSQARVAEASQADQSRVRNAGSTGGWVAREVHGEPWPLVNPMGVVPVVEFANRPTLKGDPRSEIQGVIPMQNAINLLWAYLFLAADYASMPARVVLHQGPPKMPVLDSEGKQIGEKAVDIKDLAEKRLLYLSGADTAIDSWESAKLDVFTGVIEKAVGHIAAQTRTPPTYLVSTAGMSNVNGEGLKASEIGLVKKSLEFQSFASPAIREVYRLVALVLGDQSLAQAARLATVTWANPEIRSEAQLADALLKKKQLGYPLEYLMEVDGLDPVDIARVLKMREEELNDPQIAAAMRGLDDSSGGSGSVPSSAGSGGGDGS; encoded by the coding sequence ATGAGTGCCACGGACGCCCTCCACATGGTGAACCGCCTGTATGCCCGCCTGAATGGTCGCCGGCCTGAGTTTGATCAGCGTGAACAGTATTACGAGGGCAATCAGCCTTTGACGTTTGCGACTGAGGAGTGGAAGCGGGCGAATGCGTCCAGGTATGCCGATTTTTCGGATAACTGGTGTGGTTCGGTTGTTGATGCTGAGGCTGAGCGTCTGCGGTATACGGGTGTGAAGTTGGATGAGTCGACGTATGGGGATGCGGCGAAGAAGCTTCATGAGCAGTGGTTGTTGAACGAGATGGACATGCAGTCGTCGCAGGGGTTTGTGGCGTCTTTGACGTCGTCGCGGTCGTATGTGATTGTGTGGGCTGACCCGTTCACGCAGCAGCCGACGATCTCTTGGGAGCATGGCGCTGACGTTGAGATTGAGTATGACTGGGCTAACTCGAGGGTTCGTACGGCGGCGTTGAAGACGTGGGCTGATTCTGGGTTCGAGTATGCGACGTTGTACACGCCGAATTGGGTGTGGAAGTTTCAGCGGTTGCGGTCTCAGGCGCGTGTTGCGGAGGCGTCACAGGCGGATCAGTCGCGGGTGCGTAACGCGGGCTCTACGGGCGGCTGGGTGGCTCGTGAGGTGCATGGTGAGCCGTGGCCGTTGGTGAACCCGATGGGTGTTGTGCCTGTTGTGGAGTTCGCGAACCGTCCGACGTTGAAGGGTGACCCGCGGTCTGAGATTCAGGGTGTCATTCCGATGCAGAACGCGATCAACCTGTTGTGGGCGTACCTGTTTTTGGCTGCTGATTATGCGTCGATGCCGGCGCGTGTGGTGTTGCATCAGGGTCCGCCGAAGATGCCTGTCCTTGATTCTGAGGGTAAGCAGATTGGTGAGAAGGCTGTCGATATTAAGGATCTTGCTGAGAAGCGGCTCCTGTATTTGTCGGGTGCTGACACTGCGATTGATTCGTGGGAGTCTGCGAAGTTGGACGTCTTCACGGGGGTTATTGAGAAGGCGGTCGGGCATATTGCGGCTCAGACGCGTACGCCTCCGACGTATCTGGTGTCGACGGCGGGCATGTCGAATGTGAACGGCGAGGGGTTGAAGGCTTCCGAGATTGGGTTGGTGAAGAAGTCGCTCGAGTTCCAGTCGTTTGCGTCGCCTGCGATTCGTGAGGTGTACCGGCTGGTTGCGTTGGTGTTGGGTGACCAGTCGTTGGCGCAGGCCGCACGTTTGGCGACGGTCACTTGGGCTAACCCGGAGATTCGTTCTGAGGCGCAGCTTGCGGATGCCTTGTTGAAGAAGAAGCAGCTTGGTTACCCGCTCGAGTACCTGATGGAAGTTGACGGGTTGGACCCGGTCGATATTGCGCGGGTGTTGAAGATGCGTGAGGAAGAGCTGAATGACCCGCAGATTGCGGCTGCCATGAGGGGGCTTGATGATTCCTCAGGCGGCTCAGGATCAGTACCGTCGTCAGCAGGTAGTGGCGGGGGCGACGGCAGCTAG
- a CDS encoding DNA cytosine methyltransferase, which produces MRILDLFCCAGGAGVGYSRAGFDVVGIDVKPQRNYPFEFHQADAIEYLSEHGHEFDAIHASPPCQLYSITSNAHTNEHPDLVGPTREALVASDKPYVIENVEGAPLMEPLLLCASEFGLRAPDVDGVELALKRHRLFESNVWLMGAGGCRHDGTQIAGSYTGSRHRKPEHRDNPERRGGYTPALTVRRELMGIDWMNEHELAQAIPPAYTEFIGHQLMTHLMEVAA; this is translated from the coding sequence ATGAGAATACTCGACCTGTTCTGCTGTGCAGGAGGAGCCGGCGTTGGGTATTCCCGCGCCGGCTTCGACGTTGTTGGCATCGATGTGAAACCTCAACGAAATTACCCGTTCGAGTTTCACCAGGCTGACGCGATCGAGTATCTGTCAGAGCACGGTCACGAGTTCGACGCAATCCACGCTTCACCCCCCTGCCAGCTGTACTCGATTACGAGCAATGCTCACACCAACGAGCATCCTGATCTTGTCGGACCGACCAGGGAGGCACTTGTCGCGTCCGACAAACCGTACGTGATCGAGAACGTCGAGGGCGCACCACTAATGGAACCGCTGTTGCTCTGCGCTAGCGAGTTCGGTCTTCGAGCCCCAGACGTGGATGGTGTCGAGCTCGCGCTGAAACGGCATCGACTGTTCGAGTCGAACGTGTGGCTCATGGGGGCCGGGGGTTGCCGCCACGACGGGACACAGATCGCAGGCTCGTACACGGGAAGTCGCCACCGGAAGCCGGAGCATCGAGACAACCCGGAGAGACGCGGCGGTTACACGCCCGCACTGACGGTGAGGCGCGAACTAATGGGTATCGACTGGATGAACGAACACGAGCTCGCCCAGGCAATCCCGCCCGCGTACACGGAGTTCATTGGGCACCAACTGATGACACACCTGATGGAGGTGGCCGCATGA